The DNA region TAAGAGTGCCATTGGAAAGGCTGCCTTGACCGGCGGCGACCTCCGAAGCTTCTTCGAGCGCGACGCGATCGCCGTCGCCCGCGATCTCATCGGCTGCCACCTGCTTGTCAACGGCATGGGCGGGCGCATCACGGAGACGGAGGCCTATTTCCCGCATGACGAAGCCTCGCACAGTTTCCGCGGCCCGACCAGGCGCAACGGCGCGATGTTCGGCCCGCCGGGTAACGTCTACATCTACCGCATCTACGGCATGTACTGGTGCCTGAACTTCGTCTGCACGCCAGGCTCGGCCGTTTTGATCCGCGCGCTTGAACCTGAAAATGGCATCGCCCATATGATCGAGCGCCGTGGCACCGATGTGCTCACCCAGCTCTGCAGCGGTCCCGGCAAGCTTTGCCAGGCGCTCGATATCGACATCGCCATCAACAACCGTCTTCTCGATCGCCCGCCTTTTTCGATCTCGCCCTCCGCACCAGTTCCGATCATCTCGGGCCTGCGCATCGGCATAACGAAAAATGCCGAAGTTCCATGGCGCTTCGGCATTCAGGGCTCGCGATATCTGAGCAAGCCGTTCCGCTGATCATTCCATCACCGCTGTGGTCCGTTGATACGGGCGCAGCCTTGGGCTTGCGCAAGAGCAGCGCCAGCGGCATCACCGCGAGCGAATCAGCATCAGCAGCTCGAAGTCGTCCATACAGGCGATGATCGTCGATTCCGCAGGGCACGGTTAAGGCCAGCTTCCGAAACCAGGAATTCGGGTGTCTGGAGCGTCGCTGGCAAGAGTTGATTGTCGAAACCGGTAATCCCGGTCAGTTTCTCAAACTGCCGGCGATTGACGTTTGCAATTTTTGTCCACTGACGTTTATAGTCCGATTTCAGAGAGTTACCGGAGCAGAACTTCGGCCTTTTTTGCATGCTGGCACGCCTGCCGGACGCATGCTGTGTGACAAGGACAGCAAGACGAACGCGGGAAAACCGGGTTTGACACAGCAGATATGAATTGCATCGTTACCGCATAAGTTTGGCGGCATACCGGCCGCCCAGAATGGGGGATCGTTATGCTTTACTCTCTTCGCAACATACTGACGCTTACCTGCCTTTCCATGCTTTCGCCGATCGTCGCGATTGGCCAGGAGGCTCCGCCTGCCCCGCCCGTCACGGTTGCAAAACCCGTCGTTCGCGATGTCGTCGACAGCGACGAGTTCATCGGCCGCTTCCAGGCTGTCGACGAGGTCTCCGTGCGATCGCGCGTCGGCGGCTACCTGCAGGAAGTCCATTTCACCGATGGCGCGATGGTCAAGAAAGGCGACCTGCTCTTCGTCATCGACCAGCGCCCCTTCGTCACCGCGCTCAATGAAGCAACCGCTGCGCTTGAAGTCGCCAAATCGACATTGATCTACGCCGAGGCGCAGTTCAAACGCGCTGAATCACTTGCCACCAGCGGCAGCCAGTCGGTCTCGACGCTCGATGACCGGCGCCGCGAATGGGTTTCCGCACAGGCCAATGTCCGCGGTGCCCAGGCCACGGCCGATCGCGCCGCGCTCGACCTGGAATATACGAAGATCACGGCTCCGATCAGCGGCCGGATAGACCGCCGGCTGATCTCCGCCGGCAACCTCGTCCAGGCCGACCAGTCGGTGCTGACGACGATCGTTTCGCTCGATCCGATCGACTTCTATTTCGACGTCGACGAGCGCCGGCTCTTGAACTTCGCGCAGACGGCGCGTGCCCGAGGCAGCGACCTTCAGCAGGGCGGCGGCGGTCTTGAGGTGCAAGTCCGCATCACGAATGCCAATGAGAAACCGTTCACAGGCAAGCTCGATTTCGCCGAAAACCGTGTCGACAACGAGACCGGCACGATGCGTGTCCGCGCCCGTTTCGCCAATCCGAACTTCGTGCTCCTGCCCGGCCTCTTCGGCCGCGTGCAGGCAGAAGCATCCAACGTCTACAAAGCCATTCTCGTGCCGGATGAGGCGATCGGAACCGACCAGAATGAGCGCGTCGTCTACGTCGTCGGCGAAGACGGCACGGTTTCCACCAAGCCCGTGCGCCCCGGCCCGCGGCTTTACGGCTACCGCGCCATCCGCGAAGGCATGGACGGCAAGGAGACGATCATCGTCAACGGCCTGATGCGCGCCCGCCCGGGAGCCAAGATCACGCCGCAGATGACGGAGCTGCCGCAGAGCCGTGAGGACATCCCACCGGAAGCCGCAGGCATGGAGTTCGCGCAATGAGGTTCGCGCATTTCTTTGTCGACCGGCCGATCTTCGCCTCGGTGCTCTCCATCGTGCTGCTGATTGTCGGCGGCATTGCCTATTTCCAGTTGCCCGTCGCGCAATATCCCGAGATTGCGCCCCCGACCATCGTCGTGCGCGCCTCCTATCCGGGTGCGGATGCCGAAACCATCGCCAGCACGGTTGCGACGCCGCTCGAACAGGAGATCAACGGCGTGGAGGACATGCTTTACATGTCTTCCTATTCGACAGCGGACGGTTCCATGGCGCTCACCATCACCTTCCGGCTCGGCACCGACCTCGACAAAGCTCAGGTTCTCGTCCAGAACCGCGTTGGCATTGCCGAACCGCGGCTACCGGAGGAGGCCCGCCGCATCGGCATCACCACGGCCAAAAGCTCGCCCGATCTGATGATGGTCGTGCATGTGCTGTCGCCGAACTCCCGCTACGACCAGCTCTACGTTTCGAATTATGCTCGCACCCGCATTCGCGATACGCTCGTCCGCCTCGATGGCGTTGGCGATGTGCTCATCTTCGGCGAACGCGAATATTCGCTGCGCATCTGGCTGGATCCGGAGAGGCTTGCAGCATATGGCATGACCTCCAGCGATGTGGTGCAGGCACTGCGGGACCAGAACGTCCAGGTGTCGGGCGGCTCAATCGGTGGCCCGCCGAGTTCCGGCACCAATGCATTCCAATATACGGTGACGACCGAGGGCCGTTTCTCCGATGCGCGGCAATTCCGCTATGTCATCGTCAAGGCGACTGCGGACGGTCGTCTCGTGCAGTTGCAGGACATTGCCCGTATCGAGCTCGGCGCGAAGGACTACGTCACAAACAGCTATCTGAACGGCAAACCGGCGGTCGCCCTCGGTATCTTCTCCCGTCCCGGAACGAATGCGCTGGCTGCCGCCGATTCGATCAAGACGACGATGCAGGACCTGTCGCAGGATTTCCCGCAGGGGCTCTCCTACGACATCGTCTATAATCCGACGGAATTCATCGCGGAATCGATCAACGAGGTCTACAAGACCATCGGTGAAGCTGCGCTCCTCGTGGCGCTGGTGGTCCTCGTCTTCCTGCAGTCCTGGCGCACGGCGATCATCCCGATCGTCGCGATCCCGGTGTCACTGATCGGCACCTTCGCCTTCCTGCTCGCATTCGGCTTCTCGCTCAACATGCTGACGCTCTTCGGCCTCGTGCTGGCGATCGGCATCGTGGTCGACGATGCGATCGTCGTCGTCGAAAATATCGAGCGAAATCTCGCGAAGGGTATGACGCCGAGGGAGGCGGCACATGTGACGATGAATGAAGTCGGCACCGCAGTCGTGGCAATCTCGCTGGTCCTCATCGCAGTCTTCGTCCCGACGGCCTTCATTCCAGGCATTTCCGGCCAGTTCTACCGGCAGTTCGCCGTCACCATTGCGGTCGCCACTGCCATCTCGGCGCTGAATTCGCTGACGCTGTCACCGGCACTTGCGGCGATCGTTCTAAAACCGCACGAACATCATGAAAAACGGCGAAACCCGATTTCCCGGTTCGGCCGCGCACTTGCGAACGGCTTCAACACTGGCTTCGACAAGACAAGCTCGGGCTATTCGTGGGTCGTCCGGCACACGGTGCGGACCTGGACGGCGTGCGGAGTTGCGCTTCTCGTTTTCGCGGGCCTGCTTGGCGCCACCTATTATATGAGCACGATCGTGCCCCGTGGTTTCGTACCTGTCATGGACCAGGGCTACGCGATCGTCGTGGTGCAATTGCCGGAAGGCGCCTCGCTCGCGCGCACGGACGCCGTCATCCAGCAAGCATCGGAAATCATCAGGAATACGCCTGGCGTCAAGAACGCCGTTGCCTTCTCCGGCTTCAGCGGCGCGACTTTTACCAATGCGTCAAACGCCGGTGTTGTCTTTGCGGCTTTCGATACGTTCGAAAACCGGCTGGAGCACGGCCAGAACGCCAACCAAATCATAGGTCAATTGTACGGCAGCCTGCAGAGCATTCAGGAGGCTTTTATTATCGCCATTCCGCCGCCGCCGATCGCCGGTATCGGCAATGCCGGCGGCTTCAAGATGCAGCTCATGGATCGCGAAAGCGCCGACATGCGCCGCGTGCTGGGGATTGCCAATCAAATAATGGGCCAGGCAAACCAGACGGAGGGGCTCACAGGCGTCTTTAACACCTTCTCAACATCAAGCCCGCAATACTTCCTGGAGATCGATCG from Rhizobium sullae includes:
- a CDS encoding DNA-3-methyladenine glycosylase, with the translated sequence MTNKSAIGKAALTGGDLRSFFERDAIAVARDLIGCHLLVNGMGGRITETEAYFPHDEASHSFRGPTRRNGAMFGPPGNVYIYRIYGMYWCLNFVCTPGSAVLIRALEPENGIAHMIERRGTDVLTQLCSGPGKLCQALDIDIAINNRLLDRPPFSISPSAPVPIISGLRIGITKNAEVPWRFGIQGSRYLSKPFR
- a CDS encoding efflux RND transporter periplasmic adaptor subunit encodes the protein MLYSLRNILTLTCLSMLSPIVAIGQEAPPAPPVTVAKPVVRDVVDSDEFIGRFQAVDEVSVRSRVGGYLQEVHFTDGAMVKKGDLLFVIDQRPFVTALNEATAALEVAKSTLIYAEAQFKRAESLATSGSQSVSTLDDRRREWVSAQANVRGAQATADRAALDLEYTKITAPISGRIDRRLISAGNLVQADQSVLTTIVSLDPIDFYFDVDERRLLNFAQTARARGSDLQQGGGGLEVQVRITNANEKPFTGKLDFAENRVDNETGTMRVRARFANPNFVLLPGLFGRVQAEASNVYKAILVPDEAIGTDQNERVVYVVGEDGTVSTKPVRPGPRLYGYRAIREGMDGKETIIVNGLMRARPGAKITPQMTELPQSREDIPPEAAGMEFAQ
- a CDS encoding efflux RND transporter permease subunit, which codes for MRFAHFFVDRPIFASVLSIVLLIVGGIAYFQLPVAQYPEIAPPTIVVRASYPGADAETIASTVATPLEQEINGVEDMLYMSSYSTADGSMALTITFRLGTDLDKAQVLVQNRVGIAEPRLPEEARRIGITTAKSSPDLMMVVHVLSPNSRYDQLYVSNYARTRIRDTLVRLDGVGDVLIFGEREYSLRIWLDPERLAAYGMTSSDVVQALRDQNVQVSGGSIGGPPSSGTNAFQYTVTTEGRFSDARQFRYVIVKATADGRLVQLQDIARIELGAKDYVTNSYLNGKPAVALGIFSRPGTNALAAADSIKTTMQDLSQDFPQGLSYDIVYNPTEFIAESINEVYKTIGEAALLVALVVLVFLQSWRTAIIPIVAIPVSLIGTFAFLLAFGFSLNMLTLFGLVLAIGIVVDDAIVVVENIERNLAKGMTPREAAHVTMNEVGTAVVAISLVLIAVFVPTAFIPGISGQFYRQFAVTIAVATAISALNSLTLSPALAAIVLKPHEHHEKRRNPISRFGRALANGFNTGFDKTSSGYSWVVRHTVRTWTACGVALLVFAGLLGATYYMSTIVPRGFVPVMDQGYAIVVVQLPEGASLARTDAVIQQASEIIRNTPGVKNAVAFSGFSGATFTNASNAGVVFAAFDTFENRLEHGQNANQIIGQLYGSLQSIQEAFIIAIPPPPIAGIGNAGGFKMQLMDRESADMRRVLGIANQIMGQANQTEGLTGVFNTFSTSSPQYFLEIDRDKARALNVPIPNIFDTLSINLGTSYVNDFNAFGRVYQVRAQADQQFRIERDNILALKVRSATGALVPLGTLVDIRDTSGPALVQHYNMYVSVPLQGNATPGTSTGSALDKMEALAENALPAGTTFEWTEIAFQERSTGNTAIYIFGLSVIFVFLALSAQYESWVLPLAIILIVPLAILGALLGVHLRAMDNNILTQIGLIVLIGLAAKNAILIVEFARQAEEEGKTPVEAAIEASHLRLRPILMTAFAFIFGVVPLMIATGPGAEMRQSLGTAVFSGMLGVTIFGLFLTPVFYVVLRARRRKPVEPAPAAAEGAT